From a region of the uncultured Desulfatiglans sp. genome:
- a CDS encoding conserved hypothetical protein (Evidence 4 : Unknown function but conserved in other organisms), giving the protein MRDSLLFLPSSLAGDLPVFKCRILSELEGEIEPEAYLGSAWRGVLGWELQNLVCPFEGRPRCEQCIVRDHCPLILLFDQRSELPGLLDSPRGYILMPIRDKTGGSLSLEITLVGDCSRFLPVILKALERAQRSGLGRARVRFRVSALQEILPAGRPGEIEVLERFPVYESPPALRDWLGRSPEAAPEELQVDILTPLRLRKQGKNVGVIDWPFFFATLARRVEALAALFGEREPFGKEVWQRVTAQFGNGLGCIDGRFDWDDYQRYSNRQHKKIPMGGLVGTARFRTPAPWVWEWLRAGELLHVGKGAAMGLGAVRVSCPSFWEGRGRDVQSGSRLSRVNGRKDTHAG; this is encoded by the coding sequence ATGAGGGATTCTCTTCTTTTTTTGCCGTCCAGTCTTGCGGGGGATCTGCCCGTTTTCAAGTGCCGCATCCTCTCGGAACTGGAGGGCGAGATCGAACCCGAGGCCTATTTGGGTTCCGCGTGGCGCGGGGTGCTAGGCTGGGAGTTGCAGAATCTGGTGTGCCCATTCGAGGGGCGGCCGCGCTGCGAACAGTGCATCGTGAGGGACCACTGCCCATTGATCCTGCTCTTCGACCAGCGCTCGGAGCTGCCGGGGCTGTTGGATTCGCCGCGGGGCTACATCCTTATGCCGATCAGGGATAAGACAGGAGGATCGCTTTCGCTGGAGATCACCCTGGTGGGGGACTGCAGCCGGTTTCTGCCGGTGATCTTGAAGGCCCTCGAGCGGGCCCAGCGATCGGGCCTCGGCAGGGCCAGGGTGCGGTTCAGGGTGTCGGCCCTTCAAGAGATCCTGCCGGCGGGACGGCCCGGTGAGATCGAGGTTTTGGAGCGGTTTCCGGTTTACGAGTCGCCGCCGGCTCTCCGGGACTGGCTCGGGCGGTCGCCCGAGGCCGCCCCCGAGGAGCTGCAGGTGGATATCCTCACGCCGCTCCGCCTCCGTAAACAGGGGAAAAATGTCGGGGTGATCGACTGGCCGTTCTTCTTCGCCACCCTGGCACGGAGAGTGGAGGCCCTGGCGGCGCTTTTCGGGGAGCGGGAGCCTTTTGGCAAAGAGGTTTGGCAGCGCGTGACGGCCCAGTTCGGCAACGGCCTCGGCTGCATCGACGGCCGGTTCGACTGGGACGACTACCAGCGCTATTCGAACCGCCAGCACAAGAAGATCCCCATGGGGGGGCTCGTAGGGACCGCTCGCTTTCGTACGCCGGCCCCCTGGGTGTGGGAGTGGTTGCGGGCGGGGGAGCTGCTACACGTCGGAAAGGGCGCGGCCATGGGCCTCGGGGCGGTCCGGGTGTCCTGTCCATCCTTTTGGGAAGGCCGCGGAAGGGATGTTCAGAGCGGCAGCCGATTATCGCGTGTTAACGGGAGGAAAGATACCCATGCAGGATGA
- a CDS encoding hypothetical protein (Evidence 5 : Unknown function), with translation MDAANFLALNQEQNMRHRDMGFHNRSVDIPSNESLSAVYFIYSSIAHANPLSMLQHDSIETDQRLDLTMVLINVLKQKCRRCSSEVKNFRMHISTPTSCLQGTASAAGFSKERSISFDDL, from the coding sequence TTGGATGCAGCGAACTTCCTCGCCTTGAATCAAGAGCAGAACATGCGGCATCGAGATATGGGTTTCCATAACAGAAGTGTGGATATCCCGTCAAATGAATCTTTATCTGCAGTGTATTTTATTTATTCTTCGATTGCACATGCCAATCCGCTATCCATGCTCCAACACGATTCAATAGAAACAGATCAGCGATTGGACTTGACAATGGTTCTCATTAATGTTTTGAAACAAAAGTGTCGACGATGTTCTTCAGAAGTGAAAAATTTCCGGATGCACATTTCAACGCCCACTTCCTGCCTGCAAGGAACGGCATCTGCCGCCGGGTTTTCAAAAGAAAGGAGCATATCCTTCGATGATTTATGA
- a CDS encoding hypothetical protein (Evidence 5 : Unknown function): MIYDRDLSKKKDSRPGGLETPTRSAGLHTCESRRNHRGIEARLSVHILLPRLKLGQSVVLGELAKSITSTLLFVGDEPFERLALSVGRAKADLLTESYPIVLTDAVKSETIFSSGRDNLQTRRVENIGSADSEGIKEFWSILYDHFKNAKAHETYINSALDNDLCKIKNLSKKCHNILE; this comes from the coding sequence ATGATTTATGACAGGGATCTTTCGAAGAAGAAGGACTCGCGCCCCGGCGGTCTGGAAACACCGACCCGCTCGGCTGGCTTGCATACCTGCGAGAGCAGGCGCAACCACCGGGGCATCGAGGCCCGACTCAGTGTTCACATTTTGCTACCACGACTCAAGTTGGGGCAATCCGTTGTCCTCGGCGAGCTCGCGAAGAGCATAACCAGCACCCTTCTTTTCGTTGGCGACGAACCATTTGAACGACTCGCCCTCAGCGTTGGGCGGGCGAAAGCCGACCTTTTGACTGAATCCTATCCCATAGTTTTGACAGATGCGGTCAAAAGCGAGACTATTTTTTCGTCAGGGCGAGATAATTTGCAGACTCGGCGGGTGGAGAATATCGGATCGGCGGATTCGGAGGGTATCAAGGAGTTTTGGTCGATCTTGTACGACCATTTCAAAAACGCCAAAGCACATGAAACTTATATCAATTCGGCGCTTGATAACGATTTATGTAAAATTAAAAATCTTTCAAAAAAATGCCATAATATATTGGAATGA
- a CDS encoding Cation efflux protein yields the protein MSGCECEINVTNAREKRTLLIVLAINAFMFVFELVLGLIAESTGLVADSLDMFADASVYSISLYAVGKSASLKGTAAKISGMVQSILAFLVLFDVLRRFILGSEPISILMIGVGAMALIANSICLALISRHRDGGVHMRASVIFSTNDVIANIGVILSGVLVWAIGSRYPDLIIGLGISAVVLRGGFRIMKEARDDQTRAETCSCTGSEKCVK from the coding sequence ATGTCGGGATGCGAATGTGAAATCAACGTTACCAATGCCCGGGAGAAGAGAACCCTCCTGATTGTTCTAGCCATCAATGCCTTTATGTTTGTTTTTGAACTGGTGCTGGGTTTGATAGCGGAATCCACCGGGCTTGTAGCCGATTCGTTAGACATGTTCGCGGATGCCTCCGTGTATTCGATCAGCCTTTATGCTGTTGGCAAGAGCGCCTCGTTAAAGGGCACCGCAGCCAAGATCAGCGGGATGGTACAATCGATTCTGGCTTTTTTGGTTCTCTTCGACGTCCTGCGGCGATTCATCCTCGGCAGTGAACCCATCAGCATCCTGATGATAGGGGTCGGCGCTATGGCGTTGATCGCAAATTCCATCTGCCTGGCGCTTATCTCCAGGCACCGTGATGGGGGCGTTCACATGCGTGCATCCGTGATTTTTTCGACGAACGATGTCATCGCCAACATCGGTGTCATCCTTTCCGGAGTTTTGGTCTGGGCTATCGGCAGCCGATATCCTGATCTAATCATTGGTCTAGGTATTTCAGCCGTCGTGCTGCGTGGCGGTTTCCGCATAATGAAAGAGGCAAGGGACGATCAAACACGGGCGGAAACCTGTTCCTGCACAGGTTCAGAAAAATGCGTAAAATAA
- a CDS encoding hypothetical protein (Evidence 5 : Unknown function), which translates to MTIPTKNKTVETKDFHSCLSEMYDHDQRDEAILFQKDV; encoded by the coding sequence TTGACCATACCGACAAAAAACAAAACAGTGGAGACCAAAGATTTTCATTCTTGTCTGTCAGAGATGTATGACCATGACCAAAGAGATGAAGCCATTTTATTTCAAAAGGATGTTTGA
- a CDS encoding conserved hypothetical protein (Evidence 4 : Unknown function but conserved in other organisms) has protein sequence MAELKNVHVGTSGWHYKHWAGPFYPEDMHSNEYLQYYVQHLHTVEINNSFYQLPKAETLASWRKTVPEGFKFAVKASRYITHMKKLKDSKEALNVFLKRVDVLGDKLGPILFQLPPRWRFNAHRLYDFLEMLPNRCRYAFEFRDVSWMNPEAYEALKLFGAAFCIYDLAGYQSPKETTADFIYIRLHGPGGAYKGNYSVAALSGWAGAFSTWAEMGSDVLCYFDNDEAGYAVQNALKLQEMIT, from the coding sequence ATGGCAGAGCTAAAAAATGTACACGTGGGCACGTCTGGCTGGCATTATAAACACTGGGCAGGCCCATTCTATCCTGAGGACATGCACAGCAATGAGTATCTTCAGTATTATGTCCAGCATTTGCATACGGTTGAAATCAACAATTCCTTTTATCAACTCCCGAAAGCGGAGACCCTGGCGTCTTGGCGGAAGACCGTCCCTGAGGGGTTCAAATTTGCCGTTAAAGCCAGCCGATATATTACCCACATGAAGAAGCTGAAAGACTCCAAAGAGGCCCTGAACGTCTTCCTGAAAAGAGTGGATGTGTTGGGAGACAAACTCGGTCCCATCCTGTTTCAACTGCCTCCGCGCTGGCGCTTTAACGCGCACCGCCTTTATGATTTTTTGGAGATGCTTCCCAACCGCTGCCGATATGCGTTTGAATTCCGGGATGTATCCTGGATGAACCCGGAAGCCTATGAGGCCCTGAAACTATTTGGAGCGGCCTTCTGTATCTACGATCTGGCGGGATATCAATCTCCAAAAGAAACCACAGCGGATTTCATCTATATCCGGCTTCATGGTCCTGGCGGCGCCTACAAAGGCAACTACAGTGTTGCGGCATTGTCCGGATGGGCCGGTGCGTTTTCCACCTGGGCCGAGATGGGGAGCGACGTGTTGTGTTATTTTGACAATGATGAAGCGGGATATGCGGTTCAGAATGCGTTGAAATTGCAGGAGATGATTACGTAA
- a CDS encoding Metal-dependent hydrolase, which translates to MNHGRITVGTYNVHEWIGSDGRQQPARAIQIVHEIGADVIALQEVSFPVRGRHRYSIDKLSRQTGMRALPGLTLTRRHADFGNILLTRHPLIRLRKLDLSVKPREPRGAVMAVLDIHGTACMVVGTHLGLERRERSQQIQVILKEIETHNNGEPLILMGDLNEWNPASAMRRLLRRCFGAQPAPAAYPSRFPMLALDRILIRPRRALEGIHVFKSCLARRASDHLPVVANIRLPQSEIG; encoded by the coding sequence TTGAACCACGGAAGGATCACTGTAGGCACTTACAATGTCCATGAGTGGATCGGGAGCGACGGACGTCAGCAGCCGGCGAGGGCGATTCAGATCGTCCATGAGATTGGAGCCGACGTCATTGCCTTGCAGGAGGTATCGTTTCCCGTCCGGGGGAGGCATCGGTACAGCATCGATAAGCTGTCCCGGCAGACCGGGATGAGGGCTCTTCCCGGCCTCACGCTGACTCGGAGGCATGCCGATTTTGGAAATATCCTTCTCACGCGGCATCCCCTCATCCGCCTGCGAAAGCTGGATCTCAGCGTGAAGCCCAGAGAACCGAGAGGTGCTGTCATGGCTGTTCTTGACATCCATGGAACGGCCTGCATGGTGGTTGGCACCCATCTGGGACTTGAACGGCGCGAACGCTCCCAACAGATTCAAGTGATCCTGAAAGAGATAGAGACCCATAACAACGGGGAGCCTTTGATCCTGATGGGCGATCTTAACGAATGGAACCCTGCGAGCGCCATGCGCCGTCTCCTGAGACGCTGCTTTGGCGCCCAGCCTGCTCCCGCCGCCTATCCCTCCCGTTTTCCGATGCTTGCCCTGGACCGAATTCTGATCCGGCCGCGCCGCGCGCTTGAAGGGATCCATGTCTTCAAATCCTGTCTCGCGAGACGCGCCTCAGACCATCTGCCGGTGGTTGCCAATATCCGGCTGCCACAGTCCGAAATCGGGTGA